GTGATGGGCAATATCGGTATCTATGGCTCGCGCGACGGCAGGCAGTGGCTGGCCGGCTGGCCCGAGCCGCTGCGCTGGAAATTCCGCGAGTACCGCTTCGAGTACATGCCCGAGGAGGTGCGGGTCAAGGTGCTGGAGAACCTGCGCCAGGACACCAGCGCGGCGAGCTATTCCGGCACTGTCCACTTACAGCCCTCGCACCTCATCCTGCCGGTCACCCCGGCCGATTCGGTCGAGTCACCCTACGTGGAGCCCTGACCCCGCGGCGTCCCGCGCGCCCGGCGTTGACTTGACGGCTCCGTGGCGCTATCTTTGCCTTGACCGGACAGCCGTTTACCCCTCGACTTTTTTAGGACAGACCGACCATGCAGATCGCCATACTCGGCCCGCAGGGTACTTTTTCACACGAGGCGGCCCTGGCGCTCGACCCGCAGGCCACGGTGGTTTTCGAGCGCACGATCCGGGACGTGGTGGACAAGGTGGGTTCGGGCGGCGCCGAAAGCGGCCTGATCCCGCTGGAGAACTCGGTGGCCGGCAGCGTGGGCGAGACCCTGGACGCCCTGACAGACACGGACCTGACCGTTACCCGCGAGGTGATCCACCCGGTGGTGCAGAACCTGGCCGGGCTGGCCGCCGCGACCGAGGTGCGCACCGTGCTGGCCCACCCGCAGTCCTACGCCCAGTGCGAGAATTTCCTGCGGCGCAACTACCCCGCGGCCGAGATCGTGCAGACCTCCTCCAACGGACGAAGCGCCGAGATGCTGCTGGAGAGCGGACGGGCCGACATGGCGGCGATAGTCCCCGAGCTGGCGATCGGCCTCTACGGCCTGACCCGTCTGCGCGCCTCGATCCAGGACAACCGCTACAATGTCACCCGGTTCGTACAGGTGGGTCGCGAGATGCCCGCCAGCTCGGGCTACGACCGCACCAG
The window above is part of the bacterium genome. Proteins encoded here:
- the pheA gene encoding prephenate dehydratase — translated: MQIAILGPQGTFSHEAALALDPQATVVFERTIRDVVDKVGSGGAESGLIPLENSVAGSVGETLDALTDTDLTVTREVIHPVVQNLAGLAAATEVRTVLAHPQSYAQCENFLRRNYPAAEIVQTSSNGRSAEMLLESGRADMAAIVPELAIGLYGLTRLRASIQDNRYNVTRFVQVGREMPASSGYDRTSLALYPQTDHPGLLFKLLGQFAQRGVNLSKIESRPSKGRLGDYIFFVDVQGHIQDQPVAEALEQLRKMAFIKVLGSYPRQY